A genomic stretch from Desulfonispora thiosulfatigenes DSM 11270 includes:
- the thiL gene encoding thiamine-phosphate kinase, with protein sequence MNLKDIGEFGFIKRVTKDSIFNPSEIIVGIGDDCAVLPLDEKNYLLASCDMLIENVHFLKNKSTPYQIGYKSVAVNFSDIAAMGGYPTGVMISIGFPKENSLEEIEQVYQGISDICKKYNANIVGGDTVSTKDGLVINVSVFGKVKKEHLHLRSEAKIDDIVFTTGNLGDSAAGLEIVLNNDLLLEEQSKEKLLLKHYQPEPCLKEVELLNQARGLHALNDISDGLASEAREIAEASNVGIEIYEDKIPLSNEAKELALITKKNPLEWALYGGEDFQLVGTIHKDDFEKLNTTYEKVFNRSLYNIGKVTKEKGVFLIKDNQRTQLKAGGYNHFA encoded by the coding sequence ATGAATTTAAAAGACATAGGAGAATTTGGGTTTATTAAAAGAGTAACTAAAGATAGTATTTTTAATCCTAGCGAGATAATTGTTGGAATTGGCGATGATTGTGCTGTTCTTCCTTTAGATGAAAAGAATTATCTTTTAGCCTCTTGTGATATGTTAATTGAAAATGTCCATTTTTTGAAAAATAAGAGTACTCCTTATCAAATTGGTTATAAATCAGTTGCAGTTAATTTTAGTGATATTGCAGCTATGGGTGGTTATCCAACAGGAGTAATGATTTCCATAGGTTTTCCAAAAGAAAATTCTTTAGAAGAAATTGAACAAGTATATCAGGGGATAAGTGATATATGTAAAAAGTATAATGCTAATATTGTTGGCGGTGACACTGTTTCTACAAAAGATGGGTTAGTAATAAATGTAAGTGTATTTGGTAAAGTAAAAAAAGAACATCTTCATTTAAGATCTGAGGCTAAGATAGATGATATTGTTTTTACAACCGGTAATTTAGGAGATTCAGCTGCTGGCCTAGAAATTGTTTTAAACAATGATTTGTTATTAGAAGAACAAAGTAAAGAAAAGCTTTTACTAAAACATTATCAGCCTGAACCTTGTCTAAAAGAAGTTGAATTATTAAATCAAGCTAGGGGATTACATGCTTTAAATGACATTAGCGATGGTTTAGCTAGTGAAGCTAGGGAAATAGCTGAAGCAAGTAATGTCGGTATAGAAATCTATGAAGATAAAATTCCACTATCAAATGAAGCCAAAGAATTAGCGCTTATTACTAAGAAAAATCCACTCGAATGGGCTTTATATGGGGGAGAAGATTTTCAGTTGGTGGGAACTATACATAAAGATGATTTTGAAAAGCTTAATACTACTTATGAAAAGGTGTTCAACCGTTCACTTTATAATATAGGTAAAGTGACGAAAGAAAAGGGAGTATTTTTAATCAAGGATAATCAAAGAACTCAATTAAAAGCAGGGGGATACAATCACTTTGCTTAA
- a CDS encoding ABC transporter substrate-binding protein yields MLRKRSVFFVVSLLVLSLMAFGCSNTDQDAKTNEGAEDVIKIGVYEPLTGDNAAGGQMTYDGMKLANKLYPEILGKKVELVTVDNKSEQVEAANAVTKLIDNDKVSVILGSYSSGLAMAGGQVAKEKNVPVIGCSPTNPLVTRDNDYYFRVCFIDPFQGTVMAKYAFNELGAKKAAIIRENGGDYSIGLAKFFKDAFTELGGEIVSEIDYQKMDNDFNSQLTTVNKANPDVIFAPGDFGPSGLLVKQARQMDIKTPILGGDTWEAEEFIDVAGEAANGILFSSHFTADAPVTEMTKKFLAEYEKEYGKKANAFAALGFDTYIIALHAIEKANSTDPQAIRDILADVKDFEGSTGIISLDENGDALKSAIINQIENGKAVFKSVVEPK; encoded by the coding sequence ATGTTAAGAAAAAGAAGTGTGTTTTTCGTAGTTAGCTTACTAGTTTTATCCCTGATGGCATTTGGTTGTAGTAATACTGACCAAGACGCAAAAACCAATGAAGGAGCAGAAGATGTAATTAAGATAGGTGTCTATGAACCTTTAACTGGTGATAACGCAGCTGGGGGACAAATGACTTATGATGGTATGAAATTAGCTAATAAATTGTATCCAGAAATATTGGGTAAAAAGGTAGAACTTGTAACTGTAGATAATAAGTCAGAACAAGTAGAAGCGGCAAATGCAGTAACTAAGTTAATCGATAATGATAAAGTTAGTGTTATTTTAGGAAGTTATAGTAGTGGACTTGCTATGGCTGGTGGACAAGTAGCTAAAGAAAAAAATGTTCCGGTTATTGGTTGTTCTCCTACTAATCCTCTTGTAACAAGAGATAATGATTATTATTTTAGAGTGTGTTTTATTGATCCATTCCAAGGAACAGTAATGGCTAAATATGCTTTTAACGAATTAGGTGCAAAAAAAGCAGCAATAATTAGAGAAAATGGCGGCGACTATTCAATAGGTTTAGCTAAATTCTTTAAGGATGCATTTACTGAATTAGGTGGAGAGATTGTATCAGAAATAGATTATCAAAAAATGGATAATGACTTTAACTCTCAATTAACTACAGTAAATAAAGCTAATCCAGATGTAATATTTGCACCAGGAGATTTTGGTCCATCAGGATTACTTGTTAAACAAGCAAGACAAATGGATATTAAAACTCCAATTTTAGGTGGAGATACATGGGAAGCTGAAGAGTTTATTGATGTAGCAGGAGAAGCGGCTAATGGAATATTATTTAGTTCTCATTTTACAGCTGATGCTCCAGTAACTGAAATGACAAAAAAATTCTTAGCCGAATATGAAAAAGAATATGGTAAAAAGGCTAATGCTTTTGCAGCACTTGGTTTTGATACTTACATTATAGCTTTACATGCAATCGAAAAAGCAAATAGTACTGATCCACAAGCAATAAGAGATATTTTAGCAGATGTAAAAGATTTCGAAGGTTCTACAGGAATTATCAGTTTGGATGAAAATGGTGATGCTCTTAAGAGTGCTATTATTAACCAAATAGAAAATGGAAAAGCTGTATTTAAATCTGTTGTTGAACCTAAATAG
- a CDS encoding branched-chain amino acid ABC transporter permease, which produces MVLDNFLQNLANGISLGSLYALIAIGYTLVYGILRLINFAHGDIFMISAYVAIFGFTVFNLPWYISFLLAIVITSLIGVGIEKAAYRPLRTAPRISVLISAIGISFLLQNLGMVIFSGRPRTFPTPDIFGKMLTFGNVKIMSLTFIIPIVTAICLIILNFLISKTKMGMAMRAVSKDFETSRLMGIDVDKVVSFTFIIGSALAAVGGIMWGMKYPRIDPLLGVMPGLKCFIAAVVGGIGSVTGATIGGFILGLGEILLVAFLPALSGYRDAFAFILLIVILLFKPTGIIGEKTTEKV; this is translated from the coding sequence TTGGTATTAGATAACTTTTTACAAAACTTAGCTAATGGAATTTCTTTAGGCAGTTTATATGCTCTTATTGCAATTGGTTATACACTTGTATATGGGATTTTAAGATTAATTAACTTTGCCCATGGTGATATTTTTATGATTAGCGCGTATGTTGCAATATTTGGATTTACCGTATTTAATTTACCATGGTATATAAGTTTTTTATTAGCAATTGTTATAACTTCATTAATTGGTGTAGGAATTGAAAAAGCAGCCTATCGTCCACTGCGGACGGCACCTAGAATATCTGTATTAATTTCTGCGATTGGAATTTCCTTTCTTTTACAAAACTTAGGCATGGTTATTTTTTCTGGTAGACCTAGAACTTTTCCTACGCCTGATATTTTTGGTAAAATGCTTACCTTTGGTAATGTAAAGATTATGAGCTTAACCTTTATCATTCCAATAGTAACGGCTATATGTTTAATTATCTTGAATTTTTTAATTAGCAAAACGAAAATGGGAATGGCTATGCGAGCAGTATCTAAAGATTTTGAAACATCTAGACTTATGGGGATCGATGTAGATAAAGTAGTATCTTTTACTTTTATAATTGGTTCAGCACTAGCTGCCGTAGGTGGAATTATGTGGGGAATGAAATATCCAAGAATTGATCCTTTACTAGGTGTAATGCCAGGTTTAAAATGTTTTATTGCAGCAGTAGTAGGGGGAATTGGTAGTGTGACAGGAGCTACTATAGGTGGTTTTATTTTAGGTTTAGGTGAAATCTTATTAGTTGCTTTTTTACCTGCTTTATCAGGATATAGAGATGCTTTTGCATTTATACTATTGATAGTGATTTTATTATTTAAGCCTACAGGTATCATAGGCGAAAAAACAACTGAGAAGGTGTAA
- a CDS encoding branched-chain amino acid ABC transporter permease, with protein MIKNKKIKYMLTFGTLLLAALMIFLADNYLDDYSIRILNLSAIYVILGISLNLINGFTGLFSLGHAGFMAIGAYTVALLTMSPSTKEMNFYMYSIWEPLANIQLPLFISLIIAGVLAAFVALLIGLPTLRLRGDYLAIATLGFGEIIRVIFTNTTTITNGALGLKGIPMQTNLWWNWGLAILVIFIMKNIINSSFGKAFKAIRDDEIAAEAMGINIFKYKVLSFMIGAFFAGVGGALLAILITTINPIMFRFLLTFQVLMIVVIGGLGSITGSVISGVLITVMMEALRVVEQPLNLGFMVIPGIPGMRMVIFSIMLLAVILFYRKGIMGTKEFNWDWVIRKLHLAKEEDRNAK; from the coding sequence ATGATAAAAAATAAAAAAATTAAGTACATGCTTACATTTGGAACACTACTTCTAGCAGCTTTAATGATATTTTTAGCTGATAATTACTTAGATGATTATAGTATACGTATTTTAAATTTATCAGCAATTTATGTTATTTTAGGTATTAGTTTAAATCTAATAAATGGATTTACAGGTTTATTTTCTTTAGGACATGCTGGTTTTATGGCGATCGGTGCTTATACAGTGGCTCTATTAACTATGTCACCAAGCACTAAAGAAATGAATTTTTATATGTACTCTATTTGGGAACCTTTAGCTAATATCCAGCTACCTTTATTTATTAGTTTAATTATTGCAGGAGTGCTTGCTGCTTTTGTGGCACTATTAATTGGTTTACCTACTCTTAGATTAAGAGGAGATTATTTAGCAATAGCTACACTTGGTTTTGGAGAAATAATTAGGGTTATTTTTACTAATACAACTACGATAACAAATGGTGCTTTGGGATTAAAAGGAATACCTATGCAAACAAATTTATGGTGGAACTGGGGACTTGCAATTTTAGTTATCTTTATTATGAAAAATATTATTAATTCTAGCTTTGGAAAAGCTTTTAAAGCTATCAGAGATGATGAGATAGCTGCTGAAGCTATGGGAATTAATATTTTTAAATATAAGGTTTTATCCTTTATGATAGGTGCTTTTTTTGCAGGTGTCGGAGGAGCATTACTTGCTATCTTGATTACCACGATAAATCCAATTATGTTTAGATTTTTACTTACCTTCCAAGTGTTAATGATAGTTGTAATTGGTGGGTTAGGTAGTATAACAGGTTCAGTAATTTCAGGCGTTTTAATTACTGTGATGATGGAAGCTTTAAGGGTAGTTGAGCAACCTTTAAATTTAGGGTTTATGGTGATTCCAGGAATTCCAGGAATGAGGATGGTTATTTTTTCAATTATGCTTTTAGCAGTTATCCTATTCTATAGAAAAGGAATTATGGGTACCAAAGAATTTAATTGGGACTGGGTAATCAGAAAGCTACATCTAGCAAAGGAGGAAGATAGAAATGCAAAATAA
- a CDS encoding ABC transporter ATP-binding protein translates to MQNKSMLKTDNLVMQFGGLTAVSGLSLDVKEGQIAGLIGPNGAGKTTAFNMITGVYSPTKGHVYFNNEDITPYKPNKITNLGVARTFQNIRLFSSMSVLENVIVAKHLRMGVNIFESIIMSPSYKRKDKQAYDEAYQLLKEVQLEDVAHELATSLPYGKQRRLEIARALATNPKLLLLDEPAAGMNPQESMELMHFIKEIRDKFKLTILMIEHHMKVVMGICENITVLDHGVTIAVGSPKEIQSNPKVIEAYLGVDIDA, encoded by the coding sequence ATGCAAAATAAAAGTATGCTAAAAACAGATAATTTAGTTATGCAATTTGGTGGACTAACTGCAGTTTCTGGTCTTTCTCTTGATGTAAAAGAAGGACAAATTGCAGGTTTAATAGGGCCTAATGGTGCCGGAAAAACAACTGCTTTTAATATGATCACAGGTGTTTATTCACCTACAAAAGGTCATGTGTATTTTAATAATGAAGATATTACTCCTTATAAACCTAACAAAATAACTAATTTAGGAGTAGCAAGAACCTTTCAAAATATAAGATTATTTTCCAGTATGAGTGTGTTAGAAAATGTAATAGTAGCTAAACATTTAAGAATGGGCGTTAATATTTTTGAGTCAATTATAATGTCTCCTAGTTATAAAAGAAAAGATAAACAAGCATATGATGAAGCGTATCAATTATTAAAAGAAGTACAATTAGAAGATGTAGCCCATGAACTTGCTACTTCCCTACCCTATGGTAAGCAACGAAGATTAGAGATAGCTAGAGCCCTAGCTACAAATCCTAAACTGTTACTTTTAGATGAACCGGCAGCCGGAATGAATCCTCAAGAATCTATGGAATTGATGCATTTTATTAAAGAAATAAGAGATAAATTTAAATTAACTATCTTAATGATTGAACATCATATGAAAGTTGTAATGGGAATATGTGAAAATATAACAGTATTAGATCATGGAGTTACTATTGCAGTAGGTTCACCTAAAGAAATTCAAAGTAATCCTAAAGTTATTGAAGCTTATTTGGGGGTGGACATAGATGCTTAA
- a CDS encoding ABC transporter ATP-binding protein, whose amino-acid sequence MLKLEDLNVYYGGIHALKGIDMEVEENKIVTLVGANGAGKSTTLRTISSLVKPKSGKITFNGEDITNLKTTEVVKRGITLVPEGRRVFANLSVLENLKLGAFLRNDKSEIEKDIKYIYSLFPRLEERTEQMSGTLSGGEQQMLAIGRALMSRPKVLMMDEPSLGLAPLIVKDVFNIIKEINKEGITVLLIEQNAQAALKIADYAYVLETGKIVLEGPGKELASNDEVRKSYLGEN is encoded by the coding sequence ATGCTTAAATTAGAAGACTTAAATGTTTATTATGGTGGTATTCATGCATTAAAAGGCATAGACATGGAAGTAGAAGAAAATAAAATTGTTACATTAGTTGGTGCTAATGGAGCAGGTAAAAGCACTACTTTACGTACAATTAGTTCTTTAGTTAAACCTAAAAGCGGAAAAATAACCTTTAATGGTGAAGACATTACGAATTTAAAAACAACGGAAGTAGTTAAAAGAGGTATAACCCTTGTACCAGAAGGAAGAAGAGTATTTGCTAATTTATCAGTACTTGAAAATTTAAAATTAGGTGCTTTTTTAAGAAATGATAAAAGCGAGATTGAAAAAGATATTAAATATATTTATAGTTTGTTTCCAAGACTAGAAGAAAGGACAGAGCAAATGTCTGGAACATTATCTGGTGGTGAGCAACAAATGCTTGCTATAGGTAGGGCTCTTATGTCTAGACCAAAGGTATTAATGATGGATGAACCATCTCTTGGTCTAGCTCCTTTAATCGTAAAAGATGTATTTAATATAATTAAAGAAATAAATAAAGAAGGTATTACTGTTTTATTAATAGAGCAAAATGCTCAAGCAGCTTTAAAAATTGCTGATTATGCTTATGTTCTTGAAACCGGAAAAATAGTTTTAGAAGGTCCAGGAAAAGAGTTAGCTAGTAACGATGAGGTTAGAAAATCATATTTAGGTGAAAACTAA